The Euphorbia lathyris chromosome 8, ddEupLath1.1, whole genome shotgun sequence genome has a window encoding:
- the LOC136203701 gene encoding terpene synthase 5-like isoform X1 yields the protein MAVPMAIKPEEDIFRGCLKNRPLSNWGQTFASLAPHDSELESHNEQVEAMKVKVKNMLIQSAENLTDNIQFINLLCRLGVSYHFEDVINEHLNSIFTMLPKLLEHNDYDLCTLANLFRVLRQYGYKMTCDVFKKFKDEDGEFRKDIANDVKSILCLYEACFLAIPGEDILDGALAFTRKRLEILAESSSPHLQKHISNSLMYPSHHIIERLDTFNYICFYEEDEYADEILLKFAKLDYNGLQLLYRKELALLSKWWKDLNVVENLPYARDRLVEAYMWALGFVFEPQCSISRMLICKYVTVLTPVDDTYDSYGTIDEIQLFTTAIERFTTNAGDELSEYMKFLYRLVFELIENDGPQGCSYKITYVREMVKELLLGYNVEAIWLREKKAPSFDQYVKNGKVTSVYDCLISVFILGVENIGMKEILWIRNDPEIVVGAKLHPRLLNDICAVRTDETNRGDFPKGVDCYTIQHDVSENEAIEAIQKMLQNKWKGMNEDLLKPNTLPRILLKCTLNYARLGIFFYQDNDYFTYGQNMKQHIRSLLINPFPM from the exons ATGGCAGTTCCCATGGCAATAAAACCAGAGGAAGATATTTTTCGTGGTTGTTTGAAAAACCGTCCCCTTAGCAATTGGGGTCAAACCTTTGCTTCACTTGCTCCACACGATTCg GAATTGGAATCACACAATGAGCAGGTGGAAGCAATGAAAGTAAAAGTGAAGAATATGTTAATTCAATCCGCAGAAAACTTAACAGACAATAttcagtttattaatttattatgcCGTCTCGGCGTATCCTATCATTTCGAGGATGTAATCAATGAACACCTAAATAGCATTTTTACTATGCTTCCAAAACTCTTGGAACATAATGACTATGACCTCTGTACTCTGGCAAATTTATTTCGAGTTTTAAGACAATATGGATACAAAATGACATGCG ATGTGTTTAAGAAGTTCAaggatgaagatggagaattcaGGAAAGACATTGCTAATGATGTGAAAAGTATTCTTTGCTTGTACGAAGCATGTTTTCTAGCGATTCCAGGTGAAGATATATTAGATGGAGCTCTTGCTTTTACAAGGAAACGGTTGGAAATTTTAGCTGAAAGTTCAAGCCCCCATCTTCAGAAACATATAAGTAATAGTTTGATGTATCCATCCCACCATATCATTGAAAGACTTGATACTTTCAATTATATATGCTTTTACGAGGAAGATGAATATGCTGATGAAATTCTTCTCAAATTTGCCAAGTTGGATTACAACGGACTACAATTACTCTATAGAAAAGAGTTAGCTTTACTCTCAAA GTGGTGGAAAGATTTGAATGTTGTGGAAAATCTTCCCTATGCAAGAGATAGACTTGTAGAGGCATATATGTGGGCACTTGGATTCGTTTTCGAGCCACAATGCAGTATTTCTCGAATGCTTATATGCAAGTACGTAACCGTGTTAACACCAGTGGATGATACTTATGATTCATATGGTACCATTGATGAAATCCAACTTTTCACAACCGCAATAGAAAG GTTCACGACAAATGCTGGTGATGAACTATCAGAATATATGAAATTTCTTTACAGACTTGTTTTTGAATTAATAGAGAATGATGGCCCTCAGGGATGCTCTTATAAAATCACTTATGTTAGGGAAatg GTAAAAGAGTTGTTGTTAGGCTATAATGTGGAGGCAATTTGGCTGAGAGAAAAGAAAGCACCCTCATTCGATCAATATgtgaaaaatggaaaagtcACAAGCGTTTATGATTGTCTTATATCTGTATTTATTCTTGGAGTGGAAAATATAGGTATGAAGGAAATCTTGTGGATAAGAAATGATCCTGAAATTGTTGTTGGTGCAAAATTACATCCTCGTCTTCTGAATGACATTTGTGCAGTACGAACG GATGAGACCAACAGAGGAGACTTTCCTAAAGGAGTTGATTGTTATACAATACAACATGATGTGTCAGAAAATGAGGCCATTGAAGCTATCCAAAAAATGCTTCAAAATAAATGGAAGGGTATGAATGAAGATTTGTTGAAGCCAAATACCCTACCAAGGATATTACTTAAGTGCACTTTGAACTATGCCCGTCTCGGTATTTTTTTCTACCAAGACAACGATTACTTTACTTATGGACAGAACATGAAACAGCATATCAGATCATTACTTATTAACCCATTTCCAATGTAA
- the LOC136203701 gene encoding terpene synthase 5-like isoform X2, protein MAVPMAIKPEEDIFRGCLKNRPLSNWGQTFASLAPHDSELESHNEQVEAMKVKVKNMLIQSAENLTDNIQFINLLCRLGVSYHFEDVINEHLNSIFTMLPKLLEHNDYDLCTLANLFRVLRQYGYKMTCDVFKKFKDEDGEFRKDIANDVKSILCLYEACFLAIPGEDILDGALAFTRKRLEILAESSSPHLQKHISNSLMYPSHHIIERLDTFNYICFYEEDEYADEILLKFAKLDYNGLQLLYRKELALLSKWWKDLNVVENLPYARDRLVEAYMWALGFVFEPQCSISRMLICKFTTNAGDELSEYMKFLYRLVFELIENDGPQGCSYKITYVREMVKELLLGYNVEAIWLREKKAPSFDQYVKNGKVTSVYDCLISVFILGVENIGMKEILWIRNDPEIVVGAKLHPRLLNDICAVRTDETNRGDFPKGVDCYTIQHDVSENEAIEAIQKMLQNKWKGMNEDLLKPNTLPRILLKCTLNYARLGIFFYQDNDYFTYGQNMKQHIRSLLINPFPM, encoded by the exons ATGGCAGTTCCCATGGCAATAAAACCAGAGGAAGATATTTTTCGTGGTTGTTTGAAAAACCGTCCCCTTAGCAATTGGGGTCAAACCTTTGCTTCACTTGCTCCACACGATTCg GAATTGGAATCACACAATGAGCAGGTGGAAGCAATGAAAGTAAAAGTGAAGAATATGTTAATTCAATCCGCAGAAAACTTAACAGACAATAttcagtttattaatttattatgcCGTCTCGGCGTATCCTATCATTTCGAGGATGTAATCAATGAACACCTAAATAGCATTTTTACTATGCTTCCAAAACTCTTGGAACATAATGACTATGACCTCTGTACTCTGGCAAATTTATTTCGAGTTTTAAGACAATATGGATACAAAATGACATGCG ATGTGTTTAAGAAGTTCAaggatgaagatggagaattcaGGAAAGACATTGCTAATGATGTGAAAAGTATTCTTTGCTTGTACGAAGCATGTTTTCTAGCGATTCCAGGTGAAGATATATTAGATGGAGCTCTTGCTTTTACAAGGAAACGGTTGGAAATTTTAGCTGAAAGTTCAAGCCCCCATCTTCAGAAACATATAAGTAATAGTTTGATGTATCCATCCCACCATATCATTGAAAGACTTGATACTTTCAATTATATATGCTTTTACGAGGAAGATGAATATGCTGATGAAATTCTTCTCAAATTTGCCAAGTTGGATTACAACGGACTACAATTACTCTATAGAAAAGAGTTAGCTTTACTCTCAAA GTGGTGGAAAGATTTGAATGTTGTGGAAAATCTTCCCTATGCAAGAGATAGACTTGTAGAGGCATATATGTGGGCACTTGGATTCGTTTTCGAGCCACAATGCAGTATTTCTCGAATGCTTATATGCAA GTTCACGACAAATGCTGGTGATGAACTATCAGAATATATGAAATTTCTTTACAGACTTGTTTTTGAATTAATAGAGAATGATGGCCCTCAGGGATGCTCTTATAAAATCACTTATGTTAGGGAAatg GTAAAAGAGTTGTTGTTAGGCTATAATGTGGAGGCAATTTGGCTGAGAGAAAAGAAAGCACCCTCATTCGATCAATATgtgaaaaatggaaaagtcACAAGCGTTTATGATTGTCTTATATCTGTATTTATTCTTGGAGTGGAAAATATAGGTATGAAGGAAATCTTGTGGATAAGAAATGATCCTGAAATTGTTGTTGGTGCAAAATTACATCCTCGTCTTCTGAATGACATTTGTGCAGTACGAACG GATGAGACCAACAGAGGAGACTTTCCTAAAGGAGTTGATTGTTATACAATACAACATGATGTGTCAGAAAATGAGGCCATTGAAGCTATCCAAAAAATGCTTCAAAATAAATGGAAGGGTATGAATGAAGATTTGTTGAAGCCAAATACCCTACCAAGGATATTACTTAAGTGCACTTTGAACTATGCCCGTCTCGGTATTTTTTTCTACCAAGACAACGATTACTTTACTTATGGACAGAACATGAAACAGCATATCAGATCATTACTTATTAACCCATTTCCAATGTAA